GCGCCCGGGTGCAGCTCGTCACCCCCCGGCTGACCCGACGGGAGACCACCGCGGAGGCGCTGGACGCCCCGGCGGTCCAATGACCTGACGAGCCGGCACCCCGCTGACCTGAGGCCCCGCTGACCCGACGACCCGATGCCCGGACGACCCAACGACCAAGCGGAGGAAGCGATATGGCACCACAGCGAAGAGCAGTGCACCGCCGCCGCACCGCGGCACTCGCGGCGGCCGCGGCCCTGGCCGCCCCGCTCGCCCTCACCGCCTGCGGCACGGGAGCGGGCGGCCACTCCACGGGAAAGGTCACCAGCCTCTCTGTCGAGGACTACTACAACAACGAGCCGGACAACACCTTCTACCAGCAGGCCGTCACCGCCTGCGGAAAGCAGCAGGGCGTCACCGTCAAGCGCACCGCCGTGCCGGGTGCGAACCTCATCGCCAAGGTGCTGCAGCAGGCCTCCTCCCACACGCTGCCGGACGTGCTGATGCTCGACAACCCCGACCTGCAGCAGATCGCGGACACCGGGGCACTGACCCCGCTGAGCGGCTACGGCATCACCGGCGCCGGCTACGCGAAGGGCGTCCTGGACGCCTCCACCTACCACGGCAAGCTGTACGGGCTGCAGCCGGTCACCAACACCATCGCGCTCTACTACAACAAGGACATGCTGGCCGCCGCCGGCCTCAAACCGCCGACGACCTGGGCCGAACTCAAGACGGACGCCGCGAAGCTGACCAAGGGCGACCGGTACGGACTGGCCTTCTCGGGGATCAACACCTACGAGGGCACCTGGCAGTTCCTCCCCTTCATGTGGTCCAACGGCGGGGACGAGAAGGACATCGCCACCCCGCAGACCGCCCAGGCACTGCAGCTGTGGGTGGACCTGGTGAAGTCCGGCTCCTCGTCCAAGTCGGTGGTCACCTGGGCGCAGGCGGACGTCAACGACCAGTTCAAGGC
This DNA window, taken from Phaeacidiphilus oryzae TH49, encodes the following:
- a CDS encoding ABC transporter substrate-binding protein, whose amino-acid sequence is MAPQRRAVHRRRTAALAAAAALAAPLALTACGTGAGGHSTGKVTSLSVEDYYNNEPDNTFYQQAVTACGKQQGVTVKRTAVPGANLIAKVLQQASSHTLPDVLMLDNPDLQQIADTGALTPLSGYGITGAGYAKGVLDASTYHGKLYGLQPVTNTIALYYNKDMLAAAGLKPPTTWAELKTDAAKLTKGDRYGLAFSGINTYEGTWQFLPFMWSNGGDEKDIATPQTAQALQLWVDLVKSGSSSKSVVTWAQADVNDQFKAGKAAMMINGPWQNPILDATRGLHYGIARCPRPPPAAGSSRRSAGRPGPCRRPATPPARPPPPSWCSASTRPPSS